The proteins below are encoded in one region of Triticum aestivum cultivar Chinese Spring chromosome 1B, IWGSC CS RefSeq v2.1, whole genome shotgun sequence:
- the LOC123085710 gene encoding very-long-chain aldehyde decarbonylase GL1-10-like, with protein MLPYSTVAEAEAALARSMSYAEGAWFRYTAGMPDYYLYCHIVPMLLLVYTLSSVPLALFELGAPSMALRYKLQPRVQLSPAAFLRCYMDTMCLLLVTIAPLHLVSYPAVKTAGIRTGPPLPSVGETVAQLVVYLLVDDYLGYWIHRLLHTKWGYDNIHRVHHEYTAPIAFAAPYGHWSDVLILGAPSLVGPSIVPCHITTLWLWLVIRQIEAIDTHSGFKFPFNPTNYIPFYGGAEYHDYHHFVGEHSQSNFSSLFTFCDYLHGTDKGYRYHMANLVKV; from the exons ATGCTTCCTTACTCGACGGTGGCTGAGGCAGAGGCCGCGCTGGCGCGGTCCATGTCCTATGCGGAGGGCGCGTGGTTTCGGTACACGGCAGGGATGCCGGACTACTACCTGTACTGCCACATCGTCCCCATGCTCCTCCTCGTCTACACACTGTCGTCGGTCCCCCTTGCACTTTTCGAGCTCGGCGCGCCGTCCATGGCTCTCCGATACAAGCTGCAGCCCCGGGTGCAGCTCTCGCCGGCCGCGTTCCTCCGCTGCTACATGGACACCATGTGCCTGTTGCTCGTCACCATTGCCCCGCTCCATCTCGTATCCTATCCTGCCGTGAAG ACGGCCGGCATCAGGACAGGGCCTCCATTGCCGTCCGTGGGGGAGACAGTGGCGCAGCTTGTGGTGTACTTGCTTGTGGATGACTATCTCGGCTACTGGATCCACCGTCTGCTGCACACCAAGTGGGGATACGACAACATCCACCGCGTCCACCATGAGTACACGGCGCCAATCGCCTTCGCCGCGCCGTACGGGCACTGGTCCGATGTGCTCATCCTTGGAGCACCCTCCCTTGTCGGCCCGTCCATTGTGCCATGTCACATAACAACTCTCTGGCTCTGGTTGGTAATACGCCAGATAGAGGCCATCGACACCCACAGTGG GTTTAAGTTCCCGTTCAATCCGACAAACTATATCCCGTTCTATGGAGGAGCAGAATACCACGACTATCATCACTTTGTTGGAGAGCACAGCCAGAGCAACTTCTCATCCCTTTTCACCTTCTGTGATTATTTGCATGGAACGGATAAA GGATACAGATACCACATGGCAAACTTAGTGAAGGTATAG